tttttttttttttttgagacggagtctctctctatcgcccagtctggagtgcagtggccagatctcagctcactgcaagctccgcctcttgggtttacgccattctcctgcctcagcctcccgagtagctgggacgactacaggcgcctgccacctcgcccggctagttttttgtattttttagtagagacggggtttcaccatgttagccaggatggtctcgatctcctgacctcgtgatccgcccacctcggcctcccaaagtgctgggattacaggcttgagccaccgcgcccggccttttttatttttttgagacggagtctcactctgttgcccaggctggagtgcagtggcacgatcctggctcactgcaacctttgcctgggagacctctggctcccaggttcaagcaattctcctgcctaaccttccaagtaactgggattataggcacatgccaccatgcctggttaatttttgtatttttttaagtagagacggggtttcactatgttggccaggctggtctcgaactcctggtctcaagtgatcagcccacttcagcctcccaaagtgctgagattacaggcatgagccaccatgtctgcttgctcccaattttcttttttttctttttcttttttttttagttgggggctcactctgttgcccaggctggagtgcagtggcacaagctgggatcactgcaacctccgcctcccagtttcaagcacttctcctgcctcagcctcctgagtagctaggattacaggtatgtgccaccacgcccagtgtattttgtatttttttgtttttttgttttttgaggtggagtcttgctctgtcacccaggctggagtgcagtggcacaatctccgctcactacaagctccgcctcctgggttcacgccattcttctgcctcagcctccccagcagctgggactacaggcgcctgccaccacgcccgggctagttttttgtatttttagtagagacggggtttcaccgtgttagccaggatgacctcgatctcctgaccttgtgatctgcccgcctcagcctcccaaagtgctgggattacaggcatgagccactgcgcccggccgaatttttgtgtttttaatagagctggagttttgccatgttggccaggctggtctcgaactcctgacctcagatgatttgcctgccttggcctcccaaagtgctggaattacaggcatgagccaccacgcccggacaaAGATCTGATGTCCCAACCTTCAAAGGTGGTCTCAGGCATCAGACTCTGGAATTCCCAGCTGCCACGTGCCATAGCCAGAGACCAGACCCAGCCAGGCCTCCAAGAAGGAGACAAATGTGGGGGGCCATCATTGCCCCATTTTATTGATGCAGGCTGGACAGGAGGACTCGCCACCTGAGCTGGGGTACTGAGGTCCTGGGGTGCTGAGGACATGGGGCTGCATCTGGAGAGGGTGGTGTTTGGGGGCACTCCCATGTGGAGAGGAAGCTGTTGGGGGACATTCCTGGGAAGGCAGGGGCCACAGAGGAGCCAGAGATGTATCAGCTGCCTCTGTTTGGGTGGCAGAAAATGTCACGGGGATCTTTCAGCCACAAAGAGGGGTTTAGGCTGTGGTTGGAGGtcttcagggtctcactctaggCCTGGCTGTATCCATGCTCAAGAGTGGAGAGGGGCAGAAGGGGCGGGCAGGCGGCCGTCAGGGCTGGATCTTGATTCGGGTCCCAGGGACTCTGTGGAACCTTCACTGGCTGGCGGCGCACACGTGGCCAGCCGGTCGCACACCCAGGCGCCCAGCTTACGGTCGCAGAAGGCGTTGTTCCAGTGGCTGGAGCCCCGCATCATCACGCAGTCCTTGCCCTGGCTCTGGCTGGTGGGCTCCCCTGGAGCCCAGTTGCTGGAGCAAAAGGCTTTGGGGTCAGGGAATGGGGCAGGGAGAAGGGGCCCAGTTCCTCACAGCCTGGACACAGCCCTGAGTCTGCACCCACCCTTCTCACCCCAGGTTCCCCCATCCTGAGTCTGTGCCTGGGGACCTGTACTTCATTTTGGTGCCCCATACCCTGTAGCCCAAGACTcacccttattttatttatttatttttgttgttgttgtttagacagaatcgctctgtcgcccaggctggagtgcagtgcgtgatctcggctcactgcaacctccacctcctgggttcaagtgattctcctgcctcagcttcccaaatagctgggattacaggcgcccaccaccatgtctggctaatttttgtatttttagtagagagggtttttgccatgttgaccaggctggtcttgaactcctggcaggtgatccacccacctcggcctcccatagtgctgggatgacaggcaagagccaccctgcctggccaagaCTCACCCTTCTAATCTTTGCCCCTTCCTCTATATCTCCTCCTCCAGGTCAGAGAAGCCTTGGCCaggtgcccccacccccactggcATCGTCCTCCTCCCCTGCACCCCTACCGACCCTTCTCTCTGAGCCCTCACCCGTTTCCCGGTGCAGTTTATTCAGGGAGCTCCTCCCGCCACCGTATTTCCGCCTCCTCCCCTGGATCCCAGAGGCCCCCTCCTCACCTGTAGTCCATGGGGCTCCCATCCACCCAGATAAACTCCCCCTTCAGGTTCAAGTTCCGAAGGCCAATCCAGGAGCCGGTGTGGCTGGCATGCTTGGTCAGGAAGTCCTGGGGGGCAGGACGGGGCTGGAGGACTGAAGACATGTGCCCGGGGCCTTCCAGCCCACTTCGAGAGGTTGGGTAGAGTTGGGGGGGGGTCCCCACCTTCACCGTGCTGCCCACCACCTCTGCAGAGCCCGGGCCCACCTGCTCCTCCGGGCTGTGGATGCTGACCAGCTGCCCTTCCATGTCCTCACAGGCGTACCGGGCGTGGAGCCACTGCTTGGTGCCCTTGCCGAAGTAGTAGCACTTCCGTTGGAAATTGATCCACTTTTCAGGGCACATGTTGCACACAAAGCCTGGGGTGGAGAAGAGGCTCAGGCGTGGTGCCAAGGGAGGTGCCATGGGCACCCTGGGCGGAGTAGGTGGCGGTGCCTCTCCTAGGGCCACTCCTGGGGTTCCGGCTAAAAGCAGACGCACCGCAGGGCCTAACAGATGGCCTCCTGGGTTCTGTTCTTTGCTGGAGCTGTGATGCCGACCAGTTCCATAGCAGAAGCACCTCAGCCACCATGGCCACAAACACCTTCACGGTTAGCAGAGCACGGTGTCGACCATCAACACCTCAACCACCGTCAGCATCTCCACAAACACCTCATGGCCAGAAGCAACACAAGCACCAACACTGTCACCACACATTCAGGTCCAACATGGTCAACACCATGCCACAAACACACTCTCGTCCAACAACACTTCAACCACTGTCATCACCACAGACACCTCCCAGCTAGAGGTTCCTCAaccaccagcaccatcaccacAAACGCATTCATGTCCAGCAACACTTCAACCACCGTTATCAGCACAGACACCTCACAGCTAGAGGCCCCTCACCATCAACACCATGGCCACAAACACACTCATGTCcagtaatatttctttttctttctttttttttttttttgagacagagtctcgctctgttgcccaggctagagtgcagaggcgtgatcttggctcactgcaagctctgcctcccgggttcaagcggttctcctgcctcagtatcctgagtagctgggattacaggtgcccatcaccatgccctgctaatttttgtatttttggtagaggcggggtttcacgatgttggtcaggctggtctcgaactcctgacctcaggtgatctgcctgcctcagcctcccaaagtgttgggattacaggcgtcagccaccgcacctggcccaataaTATTTCAACCACCGTCATCACCACAGACACCTCACAGCTAGAAATCCTTGAACCATCAACACCATGACCACAGACACATTCATATCCAACAATACTTCAACCACTGTCATCACCACAGACACC
This Rhinopithecus roxellana isolate Shanxi Qingling chromosome 8, ASM756505v1, whole genome shotgun sequence DNA region includes the following protein-coding sequences:
- the FCER2 gene encoding low affinity immunoglobulin epsilon Fc receptor, which translates into the protein MEEGQYSEIEELPRKRCCRRGTQIVLLGLVTAALWAGLLTLLLLWHWDTTQTVKQLEERAARNVSQVSKNLERHHGDQMAQKSQSTQIWQDLEELRAEQQRLKSQDSELSWNLNGLQADLSSFKSQELNERNAASDLLERLREEVMKLRMELQVSNGFVCNMCPEKWINFQRKCYYFGKGTKQWLHARYACEDMEGQLVSIHSPEEQDFLTKHASHTGSWIGLRNLNLKGEFIWVDGSPMDYSNWAPGEPTSQSQGKDCVMMRGSSHWNNAFCDRKLGAWVCDRLATCAPPASEGSTESLGPESRSSPDGRLPAPSAPLHS